The Desulforegulaceae bacterium genome has a window encoding:
- a CDS encoding sigma 54-interacting transcriptional regulator, with the protein MPIQTISDQAQTTPNAASTEVNKKKYEVDYFQKNYGHLFNGIDPILNVLHEGICISDAKGTILKMNPMYERLSGLSPEKLLGKKVSFLNGKDGVFDSAEPHAWLVEQKKGIFKGAVSPVILKAKRPASSIQQTSGGRKNLLHGYPILDAKGNVELVITFIRDISHLTLFKEQLEYHKDIFKKFWSNLRNNSSENSAPEAIIIESPVMKKLMNRLQKVAKTEAPILILGDTGVGKGEMARQIHAQSNRSENTFFCVDCTSIPENLIESELFGYAPGAFSGAKREGKPGYFDIAVGGTIFLDEIGELPLTMQAKFLRVLQDQEVMQIGGVEPKKIDTRIIAATNIDLEEAVAKGKFRKDLYYRLQISVLEIPSLKERKEDIQPLAHHFLQLYNLKYHKQFYFSDEAMELLLKHSWPGNVRELQNMIQGIVITQEKEIITPMDLPRIMPHKTRSFPGSYSLTKNQPEKPLKQIMEDIELEILHQAMKKHKSTEKVAQFFQVHRTTISRKLKGRKKLNSKNS; encoded by the coding sequence ATGCCAATACAAACTATTTCCGACCAAGCCCAAACAACTCCAAATGCAGCTTCAACTGAAGTGAACAAAAAAAAATACGAGGTCGATTATTTTCAAAAAAATTACGGCCATCTTTTCAATGGAATAGATCCGATTTTAAACGTATTGCATGAGGGAATATGTATTAGTGATGCCAAGGGAACAATCCTGAAGATGAACCCTATGTACGAGCGACTATCAGGTTTATCGCCTGAAAAGCTACTCGGGAAAAAAGTAAGCTTTCTAAACGGTAAAGATGGAGTTTTTGATTCGGCTGAGCCCCATGCCTGGCTGGTGGAACAAAAAAAAGGAATTTTCAAAGGGGCTGTCAGCCCTGTGATCCTTAAAGCAAAACGACCGGCAAGCTCCATTCAGCAGACCAGCGGTGGAAGAAAGAATCTATTACACGGATACCCAATTCTTGATGCTAAGGGGAATGTTGAACTTGTTATCACCTTTATCCGGGATATCAGCCACTTAACGCTTTTCAAAGAACAGCTTGAGTATCACAAAGACATCTTCAAAAAATTCTGGTCAAACCTACGAAACAACAGCTCCGAGAATTCTGCACCAGAAGCTATTATTATTGAAAGCCCGGTCATGAAGAAACTAATGAATCGGCTCCAAAAAGTTGCTAAAACCGAGGCTCCTATTTTAATTTTAGGAGATACTGGGGTAGGCAAAGGGGAAATGGCAAGGCAAATACACGCCCAAAGCAATCGTTCTGAGAACACTTTTTTTTGCGTTGATTGCACAAGCATTCCGGAAAACCTTATTGAGTCGGAACTTTTCGGATATGCCCCGGGGGCATTTTCAGGTGCAAAGCGGGAGGGAAAACCCGGATATTTTGACATTGCTGTTGGTGGAACAATCTTTCTGGATGAAATCGGAGAATTACCCTTAACCATGCAGGCCAAATTTCTTAGGGTACTTCAGGATCAGGAAGTCATGCAAATAGGAGGGGTTGAACCAAAAAAAATTGATACAAGGATCATTGCAGCAACCAATATCGATCTTGAAGAAGCCGTTGCCAAAGGCAAGTTTCGTAAAGATCTCTATTATCGCCTCCAAATAAGTGTACTAGAAATCCCATCTTTAAAAGAAAGAAAAGAAGATATTCAACCCCTTGCTCATCATTTCCTCCAATTGTACAATCTCAAATACCACAAACAATTTTATTTTTCAGACGAGGCCATGGAACTTCTTTTAAAACACTCCTGGCCAGGGAATGTCCGTGAGCTGCAAAACATGATCCAGGGAATAGTAATTACCCAGGAAAAAGAAATCATAACCCCTATGGATCTACCAAGAATAATGCCCCATAAAACCAGATCTTTTCCAGGATCATACTCGCTGACTAAAAATCAACCAGAAAAACCACTTAAGCAGATCATGGAAGACATTGAGTTAGAAATTCTCCACCAGGCTATGAAAAAACACAAATCAACCGAAAAAGTTGCTCAGTTTTTTCAGGTGCACAGGACAACCATTTCACGCAAACTCAAGGGCAGAAAAAAACTCAACAGCAAAAATAGCTAA
- a CDS encoding sodium/glutamate symporter, with product MSATFYPYVGALIWISILLVCGAFLRSKISFLQKALVPSSLIGGLVGFVLLNTGLIGMPTPEGWMPIPSKVFGVMVYHLFAFGFVGVGLMQQSKITGGTKSKWIRNGALWMAFMYCLVYAVQGIAGKSIFELAKAVKGGEFFTGFGYLVSSGFSQSPGAAQAFGSIWESTYGIQGSGSVGLAFGAMGFLCAICLGIPLANLGVKKGWITEPTSKEISPSFLKGMMGKGEAVECARTTTHPSNIDSFAFHLAVMGALYAMGYMFALGWSVQLPKGINGLGFGLLYTWGMIAGLLTRKVLAKIDKIHVIDNSTIRRITSSTIDYMICAVFMGISMSDINAILLPFLVTVVVAALLTYFLILWFSRRMPEYGFERGLAILGCYTGTVASGLLLLRIVDPHFKSPAAVELAIMNVFILPMIQFVYLSLPFVPTEGSLMLPIFLAYLVIMPIALFAFKFVGKRQW from the coding sequence TTGTCAGCTACATTTTACCCCTACGTGGGGGCATTGATATGGATTAGTATTTTGCTTGTTTGTGGTGCTTTCCTGAGAAGCAAGATTTCTTTTCTTCAAAAGGCATTGGTTCCCTCATCTTTGATAGGTGGGCTTGTGGGGTTTGTTCTGTTAAATACAGGGCTTATAGGCATGCCGACACCCGAAGGTTGGATGCCCATTCCTTCAAAGGTTTTTGGCGTAATGGTTTATCATTTGTTTGCCTTTGGTTTTGTTGGTGTAGGTTTGATGCAACAGAGCAAAATTACGGGTGGAACAAAATCCAAGTGGATACGAAACGGTGCACTCTGGATGGCATTTATGTATTGCTTGGTTTATGCAGTGCAGGGGATAGCAGGAAAAAGTATCTTTGAGTTAGCAAAGGCTGTTAAGGGAGGAGAGTTTTTTACTGGATTTGGCTATCTTGTGTCTTCGGGGTTTTCTCAGTCACCCGGAGCTGCCCAGGCTTTTGGTAGTATTTGGGAAAGCACCTATGGTATCCAAGGTTCTGGCAGCGTTGGGCTTGCATTTGGTGCCATGGGCTTTTTGTGTGCCATTTGTCTTGGGATTCCTCTTGCCAACTTGGGAGTTAAGAAAGGCTGGATTACTGAGCCAACTTCCAAGGAAATTTCCCCTAGTTTTCTGAAAGGAATGATGGGCAAAGGAGAGGCTGTCGAATGTGCCAGGACAACAACTCATCCATCAAATATTGATAGCTTTGCCTTTCATCTTGCAGTTATGGGTGCTCTTTATGCGATGGGCTATATGTTTGCCCTAGGTTGGTCGGTCCAGCTGCCTAAAGGGATAAATGGACTTGGTTTTGGTCTTTTATATACCTGGGGAATGATTGCAGGATTACTTACCCGGAAGGTGCTTGCTAAAATTGACAAGATTCATGTTATTGATAATTCAACTATTAGGCGGATTACCAGCAGTACCATAGATTATATGATTTGTGCTGTGTTCATGGGCATTTCCATGAGTGATATCAATGCTATTTTGCTACCCTTTCTTGTAACAGTTGTAGTGGCTGCTCTTTTGACTTATTTTCTTATTTTGTGGTTTTCCCGCCGTATGCCCGAGTATGGGTTTGAAAGGGGTCTTGCTATTCTAGGATGTTACACAGGGACTGTTGCTTCAGGTTTATTGCTTCTTCGTATAGTTGATCCTCACTTTAAGTCACCGGCCGCTGTTGAGCTTGCAATAATGAACGTGTTTATTTTGCCAATGATTCAGTTTGTTTATCTGAGTCTGCCCTTTGTTCCTACAGAAGGCTCTTTGATGTTGCCAATTTTTCTTGCCTATCTTGTCATCATGCCTATTGCTTTGTTTGCTTTTAAATTTGTGGGTAAGCGGCAATGGTAG
- a CDS encoding epoxide hydrolase yields the protein MVKTFKINVPNEIIESIRQRVADFPWHEMIDDGGWDYGTNLNYMKELSSYWVESYDWKKHEEQMNRFEHFKAQVDGIEMHYILEKGSGDNPMPLLISHGWPGSFVESLGIIEKLAHPERFGGKVEDAFDVIVPSLPGFGFSGRPPRPYGPRAMARVLNELMVDVLNYDSYYACGGDWGSAISSWLGYDHFKHCKAIHINFPTMRHVDGPQTPEEEAWVKSCETLPRIVLQDGYRIQQATKPQTLSYAMMDSPVGVAAWIVEKFHAWSDIDGDNLESVHSKDSILTNIMVYLVTKTFNTSIWIYYGRREEGGRILGTKERPRVDVPTAAAIFPAESFPWPPRSYFERLYNIQRWTCFSSGGHFAFLEESEKMVNDIVEFARSFR from the coding sequence ATGGTGAAGACTTTTAAAATTAATGTCCCAAATGAAATTATTGAATCAATTCGTCAGCGCGTTGCAGATTTTCCCTGGCATGAAATGATAGATGACGGTGGCTGGGATTATGGTACAAACCTCAACTATATGAAAGAATTATCTTCCTATTGGGTTGAGAGTTATGATTGGAAAAAACATGAAGAACAGATGAATAGGTTTGAGCATTTTAAAGCCCAGGTTGATGGTATTGAGATGCATTATATTTTGGAAAAGGGAAGCGGCGATAATCCTATGCCTTTACTGATCAGCCACGGATGGCCGGGGTCTTTTGTTGAAAGCCTTGGAATTATTGAGAAATTGGCCCACCCTGAACGGTTTGGAGGCAAAGTAGAAGATGCTTTTGATGTAATTGTTCCATCTTTACCAGGTTTTGGTTTTTCCGGCCGTCCTCCCAGGCCTTATGGTCCTAGGGCCATGGCTAGGGTCTTAAATGAACTAATGGTAGATGTTCTAAATTATGACTCCTATTATGCTTGTGGTGGTGATTGGGGTAGTGCTATTTCTAGCTGGCTGGGCTATGATCATTTTAAACATTGCAAAGCCATTCATATCAATTTTCCTACCATGAGACACGTTGATGGTCCTCAAACTCCTGAGGAAGAGGCCTGGGTAAAATCCTGTGAAACCCTTCCTAGAATAGTTCTCCAAGATGGTTATAGGATTCAGCAGGCCACCAAGCCCCAGACCTTGAGTTATGCAATGATGGATAGTCCAGTTGGGGTGGCAGCTTGGATAGTTGAAAAGTTTCACGCCTGGTCTGATATTGATGGGGATAATTTGGAGAGCGTCCACTCTAAAGATAGTATATTGACAAATATCATGGTTTACCTTGTGACTAAGACTTTTAATACTTCAATCTGGATATATTATGGACGTAGGGAAGAGGGGGGACGAATTCTGGGGACCAAAGAGCGGCCCAGGGTAGATGTTCCCACGGCCGCAGCTATATTCCCGGCGGAAAGCTTTCCTTGGCCTCCTCGCTCATATTTTGAACGCCTTTATAATATTCAGCGTTGGACTTGTTTTTCCAGTGGTGGGCATTTTGCTTTCTTGGAGGAATCTGAAAAAATGGTTAATGACATTGTTGAATTTGCCCGCTCTTTTCGATAA
- a CDS encoding L-serine ammonia-lyase, translating into MLYRIGLGPSSSHTMGPRFAGERFLDCYPRAYRYRVTLYGSLAATGKGHLTDVALYEVFGREKMSLVWRPDFSLPEHPNGMKFEAFSLSGALLGSQVYFSVGGGSVRVPEDIGLTTKSFYPHENLLDIMEHCAQRGITYWEYVAEHDNEVFFFHLESVWNAMKASVKKGLSSHGVLPGSLGLGRRAWLFHQRTRSSAEDMQETGLITSYALAVSEENAGGGTIVTAPTCGSCGILPAVLYYMQNKRKFTDLDIIKALATAGVFGNVIKKNASISGAEVGCQGEVGSACAMAAAAACQLLGGSLNQIEYAAEMGLEHHLGLTCDPVKGLVQIPCIERNACAATRALSIAKMSILSDGTHLISFDEVVSVMKKTGHDLPSLYRETSVGGLAGMYKKRKNKDRSGTT; encoded by the coding sequence ATGCTTTATCGTATAGGGCTTGGTCCTTCATCAAGCCATACCATGGGGCCAAGATTTGCCGGAGAACGGTTTTTAGACTGCTACCCTAGAGCTTATCGTTATCGTGTGACCTTGTATGGCAGCCTTGCAGCAACCGGTAAAGGCCACTTGACGGATGTGGCTTTATATGAAGTTTTTGGCCGGGAAAAAATGAGCCTTGTATGGCGGCCTGATTTTAGCTTGCCAGAGCATCCTAATGGGATGAAATTTGAAGCTTTTTCCTTGTCTGGGGCTTTGTTAGGATCACAGGTCTATTTCAGTGTGGGCGGAGGCAGTGTTCGAGTTCCCGAGGACATTGGTTTAACAACAAAGTCGTTTTATCCCCATGAAAACCTCCTGGATATAATGGAGCATTGTGCTCAAAGAGGAATCACCTATTGGGAATATGTAGCAGAACATGATAATGAGGTGTTTTTTTTTCACTTGGAGTCCGTTTGGAATGCTATGAAAGCTTCTGTTAAAAAAGGATTGAGTTCTCACGGAGTTTTACCAGGTTCCTTGGGATTAGGGCGAAGGGCTTGGCTTTTTCACCAAAGAACTCGGTCTTCTGCGGAAGATATGCAGGAAACTGGTTTAATAACCTCTTATGCTCTGGCTGTTTCCGAGGAAAATGCAGGCGGGGGGACGATTGTGACTGCACCCACCTGTGGTTCCTGCGGGATACTCCCTGCTGTTTTGTATTATATGCAGAATAAAAGGAAGTTTACAGATTTGGATATTATCAAGGCACTTGCTACAGCAGGGGTCTTTGGCAATGTCATCAAAAAAAATGCTTCGATTTCAGGTGCTGAGGTGGGCTGTCAAGGTGAGGTAGGTTCGGCCTGTGCCATGGCTGCTGCTGCTGCATGTCAGCTTTTAGGAGGTTCTCTTAACCAGATTGAGTATGCTGCTGAAATGGGCCTTGAACACCATTTGGGATTGACTTGTGATCCAGTTAAGGGCCTTGTTCAGATTCCCTGCATTGAAAGAAATGCTTGTGCCGCTACTCGAGCATTATCTATTGCTAAAATGTCCATTTTGTCGGATGGAACCCATCTGATTTCTTTTGATGAAGTTGTCTCAGTTATGAAGAAGACTGGTCATGATTTGCCAAGTTTATACAGGGAGACATCAGTAGGCGGGCTTGCCGGGATGTATAAAAAACGAAAAAACAAAGATAGATCTGGAACCACCTAA
- a CDS encoding shikimate kinase, giving the protein MENNISLIGMPAAGKSSVGVILAKHMNMNFLDTDILIQQKKGKMLFELINEFGLEGFCRIEEEVVSSINLNGCVIATGGSVVLSTKAMKHLKSTGKIVYLETSMDVVSKRLSDLNQRGVVYKKGQTIKDIYEERVSLYEKWADFKIDSSLGRPEDVMNSIISTICIDK; this is encoded by the coding sequence ATGGAAAACAATATTTCTCTTATAGGGATGCCTGCTGCAGGGAAAAGTAGTGTAGGTGTTATTCTTGCAAAACATATGAATATGAATTTTTTGGATACAGATATTCTTATTCAGCAGAAAAAAGGGAAAATGCTTTTTGAGCTTATAAATGAATTTGGGCTTGAAGGTTTTTGTAGGATAGAAGAAGAGGTTGTTTCAAGCATAAACTTAAATGGTTGTGTGATTGCTACAGGGGGAAGTGTGGTTTTGAGTACAAAGGCGATGAAACATCTAAAATCCACTGGTAAAATAGTTTATCTTGAAACTTCAATGGATGTGGTTTCCAAAAGGCTTTCAGATCTTAACCAAAGGGGAGTGGTTTATAAAAAAGGGCAGACAATAAAAGATATTTATGAAGAAAGGGTCTCTTTGTATGAAAAATGGGCAGATTTTAAAATTGATTCATCTTTGGGAAGGCCAGAAGATGTTATGAATTCGATCATCAGCACAATTTGTATTGATAAATAA
- a CDS encoding acyl-CoA carboxylase subunit beta, whose translation MSDNSQKLKLTAIQRLDCFFDKGTFREIDVYVSHRCTNFGMEKESIPYDGVLTGFGLVNGKKVFAYAQDFKSKGGSLGEMHAKKICKVLDLAVSTGNPVVGFHDSGGARIQEGVDALAGYGEIFYRNTRASGVIPQICAIMGPTAGGAVYSPALMDFIFMVKKSSYMFITGPDVIKSVTGEVISAEELGGADTHTRVSGVSHFACDSDIECIEEIKKLLDYLPPNNFSGAPLNEIIDDPFRETISLESIIPDNDSFPYDMKKIIKEIADRDSFFEVSKDFARNIIIGFLRIGGNCVGVVANQPDYLAGCLDIDASDKASRFIRFCDAFNIPILTIADVPGFLPGKDQEFGGIIRHGAKILWSYSEASVGKILLITRKAYGGAYIAMSSRHLGADLVFSWPKAEIAVMGASGAVEIIHRKALENSQDRDLLKKRLVEDYREKFSNPYTAASRGYIDSVIRPFETRAVIYESLTFISSKKAEFPDKKHGNMPL comes from the coding sequence ATGAGTGATAACTCCCAAAAATTAAAACTTACAGCAATTCAGCGTTTGGATTGTTTTTTTGACAAGGGAACTTTTAGAGAAATTGATGTTTATGTATCCCATAGGTGCACAAACTTTGGAATGGAAAAAGAGTCCATACCCTATGATGGAGTTCTTACAGGTTTTGGTCTTGTAAACGGGAAAAAAGTTTTTGCCTATGCCCAGGATTTTAAATCAAAGGGCGGTTCTCTTGGAGAAATGCATGCAAAAAAAATATGCAAAGTCCTTGATCTTGCTGTTTCAACTGGCAATCCTGTGGTGGGGTTTCATGATTCAGGCGGTGCAAGAATCCAGGAAGGTGTTGATGCACTAGCAGGATATGGTGAGATTTTTTACAGAAATACCAGAGCATCAGGAGTTATTCCACAAATTTGCGCCATTATGGGTCCCACTGCAGGGGGGGCTGTTTACTCTCCAGCACTTATGGACTTTATATTTATGGTTAAAAAATCATCATATATGTTTATTACAGGCCCTGATGTAATTAAGTCTGTTACCGGAGAAGTTATAAGTGCTGAAGAGCTTGGAGGAGCAGATACCCATACAAGAGTGTCAGGAGTATCTCATTTTGCCTGTGACTCTGATATTGAATGTATTGAGGAAATAAAAAAACTTCTTGATTATCTTCCTCCAAACAATTTTTCAGGAGCTCCTTTAAACGAGATAATTGATGATCCTTTCAGAGAAACAATTTCACTTGAGTCAATTATTCCTGACAACGATTCCTTTCCCTATGATATGAAAAAAATTATTAAAGAAATTGCTGACAGAGATAGTTTTTTTGAAGTTTCAAAGGATTTTGCAAGAAATATTATCATTGGTTTTTTGAGAATTGGAGGAAATTGTGTTGGTGTAGTTGCCAATCAGCCAGACTATCTTGCCGGGTGTCTTGATATAGATGCTTCAGACAAAGCTTCAAGGTTTATCCGTTTTTGCGATGCATTTAATATTCCTATTTTAACAATTGCAGATGTTCCAGGTTTTCTTCCGGGTAAAGATCAGGAATTTGGAGGGATAATTCGTCATGGGGCAAAAATTTTGTGGAGTTACTCAGAGGCAAGTGTAGGAAAAATTTTGCTTATAACAAGAAAAGCCTATGGGGGAGCATATATAGCAATGTCTTCAAGGCATCTTGGAGCAGATTTGGTGTTTTCTTGGCCAAAAGCTGAAATTGCAGTTATGGGCGCTTCAGGTGCAGTTGAAATCATCCATAGAAAAGCCCTTGAAAATTCTCAAGATCGGGATTTGCTTAAAAAAAGACTGGTTGAAGATTATAGGGAGAAATTCTCAAATCCCTATACAGCAGCTTCAAGAGGATATATAGATTCAGTGATAAGGCCTTTTGAAACAAGGGCTGTAATTTATGAATCCTTGACTTTTATTTCCTCAAAAAAAGCAGAGTTTCCAGATAAAAAACATGGAAATATGCCTTTATAG
- a CDS encoding pyruvate carboxylase subunit B — MNHIEICDSTLTDGFQLLFSAMGRTPDLVLMARLLDEAGYSSVEISGYASFDVPHRHLNEDPWERIRLLGRALRKTKVSMVLRGRGLVGYYPCPDDVINAFLERVSANKIKIVKLFDPINDTDNLTSMSKKIKSEGMKLQGGIHYSLTSSGGLLNETVYNFDYYLEKAKQFEAMGADSLCVKDSMGIMTPFDCFELVSRLKDKTFLPIFIHTRSSGGMGQMTLLKACEAGARGVDTCMSVFGGRNSLPAAEPLVKALSSQFGQITPDLAKLDETAEFVEEEIIPKYRFFLNESKVSLVDSKLLAGGIPGKIAEFLNTRLKEVSNGKRFWEAVEKIPFIRKDLGQIPFVSPGSYVIALQALNNTIHDAFKGEYKVIIEQISELVQGKFGKTPRDISPELKNKIEELYPEKNDDFDTKVLTLTEAAKNIKGLAADIEDELIYAIFPKTGKKFLKWKYHREDPPRDSKPISLEEAKERLDKVRKIREGRTFDEEIAEIPEKGPGTRVFNVFVGDEYFEVAVDPGSQPFISYSSSEETEYFSEREKKSAFVLEKPVKEIQIKDVPRKTSKDLKEFQDFVFVKAPMPGSIESLRKKPGEEVREGEIILVLEAMKMENPLTSPVDGVITEIRCQGGDQVPKDFILCVIDKSNI; from the coding sequence ATGAATCATATTGAAATTTGCGATTCAACTTTAACTGACGGATTTCAGCTTTTATTTTCTGCAATGGGAAGAACTCCAGATCTTGTTTTAATGGCAAGGCTCCTTGATGAAGCAGGTTATAGCAGTGTTGAAATATCTGGATATGCCTCCTTTGATGTTCCCCACAGGCATTTAAATGAAGACCCTTGGGAAAGAATAAGGCTTCTTGGAAGAGCACTTAGAAAAACCAAAGTTTCAATGGTTTTAAGAGGAAGGGGGCTTGTTGGTTATTATCCCTGCCCTGATGATGTTATCAATGCTTTCCTTGAAAGGGTGTCTGCCAATAAAATAAAAATTGTTAAACTTTTTGATCCCATTAATGACACTGATAATCTTACCTCAATGTCTAAAAAAATAAAATCGGAAGGAATGAAGCTTCAAGGAGGGATCCATTACAGCCTGACTTCTTCAGGCGGGCTTTTAAATGAAACTGTTTACAATTTTGACTATTATCTTGAAAAGGCAAAGCAATTTGAGGCAATGGGAGCAGATAGTTTATGTGTTAAAGACAGTATGGGGATAATGACTCCTTTTGACTGTTTTGAGCTTGTTTCAAGATTAAAAGATAAAACTTTTCTTCCTATTTTTATCCATACAAGATCCAGTGGGGGAATGGGGCAGATGACTCTTCTTAAAGCATGTGAAGCAGGTGCTAGAGGAGTTGATACCTGTATGTCTGTTTTTGGAGGAAGAAACTCACTTCCTGCTGCAGAACCTTTGGTAAAAGCTTTGTCCAGCCAATTTGGCCAGATAACTCCTGATCTTGCAAAGCTTGATGAAACAGCAGAGTTTGTTGAAGAAGAAATTATACCAAAATATAGATTTTTTCTTAATGAGTCTAAGGTTTCACTTGTTGATTCAAAGCTTCTTGCCGGAGGAATTCCAGGGAAAATAGCAGAGTTTTTAAATACCAGGCTTAAAGAGGTTTCTAATGGAAAAAGATTTTGGGAAGCAGTTGAAAAAATTCCTTTTATAAGAAAAGATTTAGGCCAGATACCTTTTGTAAGCCCCGGGTCATATGTGATTGCACTTCAGGCTTTGAACAATACAATCCATGATGCGTTTAAAGGTGAATACAAGGTAATTATAGAGCAGATTTCTGAGCTTGTACAAGGCAAGTTTGGAAAGACTCCCAGGGATATTTCTCCTGAACTTAAAAATAAAATTGAAGAACTTTATCCTGAAAAAAATGATGATTTTGATACTAAAGTTCTAACTTTGACAGAAGCTGCTAAAAACATTAAAGGACTGGCCGCTGATATTGAAGATGAGCTTATTTATGCAATTTTTCCCAAAACAGGGAAAAAATTTTTAAAATGGAAATATCATAGAGAAGATCCGCCAAGGGACTCAAAACCTATCTCCCTTGAAGAAGCAAAAGAAAGGCTGGATAAAGTAAGGAAAATCCGGGAAGGACGTACTTTTGATGAAGAAATAGCAGAGATTCCGGAAAAGGGACCGGGAACAAGAGTGTTTAATGTGTTTGTGGGAGATGAATATTTTGAAGTTGCAGTTGATCCGGGCAGCCAGCCTTTTATTTCCTATTCTTCATCTGAAGAAACTGAATATTTTTCAGAAAGAGAAAAAAAATCAGCTTTTGTTCTTGAAAAACCAGTTAAAGAAATTCAGATTAAAGATGTTCCACGAAAAACTTCTAAGGATTTAAAAGAGTTCCAAGATTTTGTTTTTGTTAAGGCACCAATGCCGGGTTCCATAGAATCTTTGAGAAAAAAGCCGGGGGAAGAAGTAAGGGAAGGGGAAATTATTCTTGTTCTTGAAGCCATGAAAATGGAAAATCCTCTAACTTCTCCTGTTGACGGTGTGATTACTGAAATAAGATGCCAGGGTGGAGATCAGGTGCCAAAGGATTTTATTCTCTGTGTAATTGATAAAAGCAATATCTGA
- the nifS gene encoding cysteine desulfurase NifS, which translates to MIDNPIYLDNNATTKTAPEVIEAMLPYLGTFYGNPSSMHSFGGQVAKEIKKARIHTAKLFNASPDEFIFTSCGTESDSAAIFSAIKSFPDRKHIMTSSVEHPAVKNLYENLKKQGYRISFIPVDSKGRLDLDFYNENLTEDTALVSIMWANNETGTIFPIKELAAKANAKGILFHTDAVQAAGKIVTDLSDVKVDLLSISGHKLHAPKGIAALYIRKGAPFHPFLVGGHQEWGKRAGTENTASIIALGKACELARMNMEKEQKEVKRLRDKLEKNLLEKITHSFVNGDIENRLPNTSSISFEYIEGEAILLMMDQFNICASSGSACTSGSLEPSHVLRSMGVPYEAAHGTVRFSLSIYNTEEEIDFVIEKMPSIISRLREMSPFWKG; encoded by the coding sequence ATGATTGACAACCCAATTTATCTTGACAACAATGCAACTACCAAAACAGCTCCAGAAGTAATTGAGGCAATGCTTCCATACCTTGGAACATTTTACGGCAACCCTTCAAGCATGCACTCATTTGGGGGGCAGGTTGCAAAAGAAATAAAAAAAGCAAGGATTCATACAGCAAAACTTTTCAATGCTTCTCCAGACGAATTCATATTTACAAGCTGCGGAACAGAAAGTGATAGTGCTGCAATATTTTCTGCAATAAAAAGTTTCCCAGACAGAAAACATATAATGACATCTTCTGTTGAACACCCTGCTGTTAAAAATCTTTATGAGAATCTCAAAAAACAGGGATATAGAATTTCTTTTATACCTGTTGACTCAAAAGGAAGACTTGATCTTGACTTTTATAATGAAAACTTAACTGAAGATACTGCTTTGGTAAGCATAATGTGGGCAAATAATGAAACAGGAACAATTTTTCCAATTAAAGAGCTAGCAGCCAAAGCAAATGCAAAAGGAATTCTTTTTCATACAGATGCTGTTCAAGCAGCAGGCAAAATAGTCACCGACCTTAGTGATGTAAAAGTTGATCTGCTTTCCATTTCAGGACATAAACTCCACGCTCCAAAAGGGATAGCCGCTTTGTACATAAGAAAAGGCGCTCCTTTTCATCCTTTCCTTGTGGGAGGACATCAGGAATGGGGCAAAAGAGCAGGTACTGAAAACACAGCTTCAATCATTGCCCTTGGCAAAGCATGTGAACTTGCAAGAATGAATATGGAAAAGGAACAAAAAGAAGTTAAGAGATTAAGAGATAAGCTTGAAAAAAATCTCCTTGAAAAAATTACCCATTCTTTTGTAAACGGTGACATTGAAAACAGACTTCCAAATACCTCAAGTATAAGCTTTGAATATATTGAAGGCGAAGCCATTCTTCTAATGATGGATCAATTTAATATATGTGCTTCTTCAGGCTCTGCATGCACCTCAGGCTCGCTTGAACCCTCCCATGTTCTCAGATCAATGGGAGTACCCTATGAAGCAGCCCATGGAACAGTGAGATTCAGCCTCTCTATTTATAATACTGAAGAAGAAATTGATTTTGTTATTGAAAAAATGCCTTCTATTATAAGCAGGTTAAGAGAAATGTCCCCGTTCTGGAAGGGTTAA